One genomic window of Candidatus Nitrosopumilus sediminis includes the following:
- a CDS encoding urease accessory protein UreE — protein MLEVNAPIGNIFLDKGFDEIKSGNFEKLKISRMELEKRILRRKGDRGTDVGFNLDPGVKLRHGDVIDNGNTKIVVEQLPEKVISIRLKTKNMVDVMVLLGHIIGNRHRPISIQSEEIVFPIQADSEKEVFTKLFHNIINHIEMTVDERIFSPHSGADVHEH, from the coding sequence GTGTTAGAAGTTAATGCACCAATAGGGAATATTTTTCTAGACAAAGGATTTGATGAGATAAAAAGTGGGAATTTTGAAAAACTCAAGATTTCACGAATGGAGTTAGAAAAAAGAATTTTGAGAAGAAAGGGGGATCGTGGAACAGATGTTGGTTTTAACTTAGACCCAGGAGTGAAACTTCGTCATGGCGATGTCATTGATAATGGAAACACAAAAATTGTAGTAGAACAATTACCAGAAAAGGTAATTTCCATTAGACTAAAAACCAAAAACATGGTCGATGTAATGGTGCTATTAGGACATATAATTGGAAATAGACACAGACCAATTTCCATTCAAAGCGAAGAGATTGTGTTTCCAATTCAGGCAGACTCAGAAAAAGAAGTTTTTACAAAATTATTTCATAACATTATCAATCATATTGAGATGACAGTAGATGAGCGAATATTTTCTCCCCATTCAGGTGCTGATGTACATGAACATTGA
- a CDS encoding urease subunit beta has product MFPGEYFTSDEPITAHVGKSTTSVSVRNTGDRPIQVGSHTHFFEVNKALEFPRKQSYGYHLNIPAGTSVRFEPGETKEIELTEFGGKKIVYGFSGLVNGNLDEKKEEAFKKAIEKGFKGMTS; this is encoded by the coding sequence ATGTTCCCTGGTGAATATTTTACATCTGATGAGCCAATTACTGCTCATGTGGGAAAATCCACAACATCTGTCAGTGTTAGAAATACTGGAGACCGACCAATACAGGTAGGCTCACACACGCACTTTTTTGAAGTAAATAAGGCACTTGAATTTCCAAGAAAACAATCCTACGGATACCATCTAAACATTCCTGCTGGAACATCAGTAAGATTTGAACCAGGAGAAACAAAAGAAATTGAACTAACAGAATTTGGCGGAAAAAAAATTGTTTATGGGTTTAGCGGTTTAGTAAATGGAAATCTAGATGAAAAAAAAGAAGAGGCATTCAAGAAAGCTATCGAAAAAGGATTCAAGGGAATGACATCATGA
- a CDS encoding urease subunit gamma yields MMLTPRELEKLNVFVAAELARRRKGRGLKLNHPEAVSILADHILEGARDGKTVPELMSSGKNVLSKDDVLPGVADLIHSIQVEATFEDGTKLVTVHDPIV; encoded by the coding sequence ATGATGCTTACTCCTAGAGAATTAGAGAAACTAAATGTCTTTGTTGCAGCAGAACTTGCCCGTAGAAGAAAAGGTAGAGGATTGAAACTCAATCATCCCGAAGCAGTATCTATTCTTGCTGATCATATTTTAGAAGGAGCAAGAGATGGAAAAACTGTTCCAGAGCTTATGAGTTCTGGAAAAAATGTCCTATCAAAAGATGATGTATTGCCAGGTGTTGCAGATCTTATCCATTCCATTCAAGTAGAAGCAACTTTTGAAGATGGAACTAAACTGGTGACTGTTCATGACCCTATTGTGTGA